The Glandiceps talaboti chromosome 1, keGlaTala1.1, whole genome shotgun sequence genome has a segment encoding these proteins:
- the LOC144441180 gene encoding hydroxysteroid 11-beta-dehydrogenase 1-like protein, protein MMGRFWKVLGFSVLVLAIYMAYVSRDTFDPESIRGKRVIVTGASTGIGEQVAYHYAKLGAKILITARRENLLKQVTAKCLELGAQKAYYLPLDMAKVNETGKLITEAEKKLGGLDYLILNHALYYWELWDGNVEKLQNMMNINFVSFVNLASTAIPILTKSNGSIVVVSSAAGLHGVPMIASYCASKHALGGFFEAFRHELLLKKINVAITYFIPGTIATEHGLSIARDTLKVHESFINFLASPDDTAMALIKSAAARQNIAYYPWSHSRPGEVIHTLSRDLSDLIISVMAYPYMENL, encoded by the exons ATGATGGGTCGGTTTTGGAAGGTTCTTGGGTTTTCCGTCCTCGTACTTGCTATTTATATGGCATACGTGTCTCGGGACACTTTTGATCCAG AGAGTATACGAGGAAAACGTGTTATAGTAACAGGTGCTAGTACTGGAATCGGTGAACAAGTAGCCTACCACTATGCAAAGCTGGGTGCCAAGATACTCATCACTGCTAGAAGAGAAAATCTACTGAAGCAG GTGACAGCAAAATGTCTAGAGTTAGGTGCACAAAAAGCATACTATTTACCCCTAGACATGGCTAAAGTTAATGAAACCGGAAAACTGATCACAGAAGCAGAAAAGAAGCTCGGTGGGTTGGATTACTTGATCTTAAACCATGCACTGTACTACTGGGAATTATGGGATGGCAATGTGGAGAAACTGCAAAACATGATGAATATCAACTTTGTGTCCTTCGTAAACCTGGCCAGCACAGCGATACCAATACTGACAAAAAGTAATGGTAGTATAGTTGTTGTGTCATCTGCTGCAG gtCTGCATGGTGTCCCCATGATTGCTTCCTACTGTGCATCAAAACACGCTCTCGGTGGTTTCTTTGAGGCCTTCCGACACGAGTTGCTATTGAAGAAGATAAACGTTGCCATAACATATTTTATACCAGGTACCATAGCAACAGAACATGGATTGTCCATTGCAAGGGATACTTTGAAAGTCCATGAATCATTTATAAATTTTTTAGCATCACCAGATGATACAGCCATGGCACTGATAAAGAGTGCTGCTGCAAGGCAGAATATTGCATACTATCCTTGGTCTCATTCAAGACCTGGGGAAGTGATACATACACTATCACGTGATCTCAGTGACTTGATAATTTCAGTCATGGCTTATCCATACATGGAAAACCTTTaa
- the LOC144442814 gene encoding uncharacterized protein LOC144442814: MQEEMIERQNKSLQNQQEIIKHEKLVREALKSQMEDIQLEFTEMKTTAAEHKALFAEAFEKMSGLQKLVLTEFTGFYSLLFYALTALITYLLTSATRTSGARFWMFLVLFVNISAERMIVRMTDEADVAYSWMWKCRQLFCTLAVLILAVVAYRYKDFARMNNSLLMDIRKQNSELRNFLLDFTQKQQTKSLSYQGDTEFGDSDLSDDDYSFVTVMADSKPSTRSNTPLPQLTTTVEEGINPANTGLLLPYSTILEQSTPTPDTIRNYSEFDPESELSISRISNTSSFTIGESIGNTPSSPEKKKRGRPKGRKNKKSEGVTPKIVLNNSGYNLRNRSYRNTPSPASINKGKVQEMVKTAVQLNEHVTRLSSSRVPKVVTRSENPAFFSSDED, from the exons ATGCAAGAAGAAATGATAGAAAGGCAAAACAAGTCTCTCCAAAATCAACAAGAAATCATAAAACACGAAAAACTGGTGCGCGAGGCATTGAAATCACAAATGGAAGACATTCAGTTAGAATTTacagaaatgaaaacaacagCTGCAGAACACAAAGCATTGTTTGCTGAAGCATTTGAGAAAATGTCTGGACTCCAAAAACTTGTATTGACTGAGTTTACTGGATTTTACTCTCTTCTCTTTTATGCATTGACTGCTTTGATCACCTATCTACTGACGTCTGCAACAAGAACAAGTGGAGCTAGATTTTGGATGTTCCTAGTTTTGTTTGTTAATATAAGTGCAGAAAGGATGATTGTAAGAATGACAGATGAAGCG GATGTGGCATATAGTTGGATGTGGAAGTGTAGACAACTCTTCTGTACACTAGCTGTATTGATATTGGCAGTTGTTGCTTATAGATACAAAGACTTTGCCAGAATGAATAATTCTTTGTTGATGGATATTAGGAAGCAAAACTCAGAACTCAGAAATTTCTTACTTGATTTCA CTCAAAAACAACAGACTAAAAGTCTTTCATACCAGGGTGACACTGAATTTGGTGACTCTGACTTGTCTGATGATGATTATAGTTTTGTAACTGTAATGGCTGACAGTAAACCATCCACAAGAAGTAACACTCCATTGCCACAACTTACAACTACAGTAGAGGAAGGGATAAACCCAGCAAACACTGGTTTACTTCTACCTTACAGTACAATACTGGAACAAAGCACCCCTACTCCTGACACTATTAGAAATTACAGTGAATTTGATCCGGAAAGTGAATTATCTATTAGCAGAATTTCAAACACAA GCAGTTTCACCATAGGCGAAAGTATTGGAAATACACCGAGCAGTCCAGAAAAGAAAAAACGAGGTCGTCCAAAaggaagaaaaaacaaaaaatcagAAGGAGTAACACCAAAGATA GTTTTGAACAATAGTGGGTACAACTTACGAAATCGTAGTTATAGGAACACTCCATCACCAGCGTCCATAAACAAAGGTAAGGTTCAAGAAATGGTGAAGACGGCAGTCCAATTAAATGAACATGTAACTAGACTGTCAAGCTCAAGAGTACCCAAAGTTGTGACTAGGAGCGAAAACCCAGCATTCTTTTCATCTGATGAAGATTAA